In the genome of Dehalococcoidia bacterium, one region contains:
- a CDS encoding response regulator transcription factor, with protein MNKPLVLVVDDDHKILRLVRIELTAQGFGVSMAERGEEALQAIPRIRPELVVLDIIMPGMDGLQVLKKIRESSGVPVILLTAKGTDSDKIMGLELGADDYLPKPFNPEELTARVRAVLRRSQVREAPTTGNRLQCGDIVIDLARRTVFVEEKPVVLSRTEWQLLQQLCSNAGRVMLHEDLLTRTWGPEYRDDLQYLRVWVSRLRQKLEKNPAEPRYIRTVQGIGYILEANSASPTQAAS; from the coding sequence ATGAACAAGCCGCTGGTGCTGGTCGTCGACGACGATCACAAGATCTTGCGTCTGGTACGCATCGAGCTGACCGCGCAGGGCTTCGGCGTGAGCATGGCCGAGCGCGGCGAGGAGGCGTTGCAGGCGATTCCTCGCATCCGTCCGGAGCTGGTCGTACTGGATATCATCATGCCGGGCATGGACGGGCTGCAGGTCTTGAAGAAGATTCGTGAGTCGTCCGGCGTGCCGGTGATCCTGCTCACGGCCAAGGGCACCGACTCGGACAAGATCATGGGCCTGGAGCTGGGCGCCGACGACTATCTGCCCAAGCCGTTCAATCCGGAAGAGCTGACGGCGCGTGTGCGCGCGGTGCTGCGCCGTTCGCAGGTGCGCGAGGCGCCCACCACCGGTAATCGCCTGCAGTGCGGCGACATCGTCATCGACCTTGCGCGCCGCACCGTGTTTGTGGAAGAGAAGCCGGTCGTGCTCAGCCGCACCGAGTGGCAGCTCTTGCAGCAACTCTGTTCGAACGCCGGGCGCGTGATGCTGCACGAGGATCTGCTCACCCGCACCTGGGGGCCGGAGTACCGCGACGACTTGCAGTACCTGCGCGTCTGGGTGAGCCGCTTGCGCCAGAAGCTGGAGAAGAACCCGGCCGAGCCGCGCTACATCCGCACCGTGCAGGGCATCGGCTACATCCTGGAGGCGAACAGCGCAAGCCCGACGCAGGCCGCGAGCTGA
- a CDS encoding NAD(P)H-dependent oxidoreductase: MTSLPRLLLLYDSRGGLVEQLAEAVATGVKAAGGVELARLRVDDADPAELTLCDALIVGSPNWSGMTGKLKEWFDHSGDLWETGELAGKPGACFTAGYSRSGGTEATLLQLMHLLLSHGMLFVGLPWTARMRVAGSYYGATAHGAVTEEDRLQARTLGDRVARLTAVLAAAADEPG; this comes from the coding sequence ATGACCTCGTTGCCCCGCCTGCTGCTGCTCTACGACAGCCGTGGCGGCCTCGTCGAACAACTTGCCGAGGCCGTGGCCACGGGCGTGAAGGCGGCGGGCGGGGTCGAGCTGGCCCGGCTGCGCGTGGACGACGCCGATCCAGCCGAGTTGACGCTCTGCGACGCGCTGATCGTTGGCTCGCCCAACTGGAGCGGCATGACCGGCAAGCTCAAAGAGTGGTTCGACCACTCCGGCGACCTTTGGGAGACGGGCGAGCTGGCCGGCAAGCCCGGCGCCTGTTTCACCGCCGGCTACTCGCGCTCAGGCGGCACCGAAGCAACCTTGCTGCAACTGATGCATCTGCTGCTCTCGCACGGTATGCTGTTCGTCGGCCTGCCCTGGACGGCGCGCATGCGCGTGGCCGGCTCCTACTACGGCGCAACCGCGCACGGCGCCGTCACCGAGGAAGACCGGCTGCAGGCGCGGACGTTGGGTGATCGCGTCGCGCGGCTTACCGCCGTGCTTGCCGCGGCGGCTGACGAGCCGGGCTGA